In Nymphaea colorata isolate Beijing-Zhang1983 chromosome 10, ASM883128v2, whole genome shotgun sequence, the genomic stretch GAGGAGCAAGGCGTTACCACGTCAAAAGAAATACCTTTTTGCATACCTACAAACCCCACCTAAAAAGATCTGGCACTaccatgaaaaaggaaaaacagcgAACAACCACAAAAGTCAGCAGCCTAATAAAATGGATACTGGTCGATCTGATACTGTTGATGTAGATCAAAAAACACAATCTTAATTGAAAAATTCACAATAAGAGAGAACCATGTAAAATCCTAGCCAATAAATTTTAAGTTATCGTCTTGAAGTAGACTGGAGAAAGGCACTACATACTTCTCATTTTCTAGGTCTTCCACCAACACCGAAATAAAGAGAACACTAAAAATAGAGAGAAGAAGCCAGTAAGGCGCTCTCCTAGCCAAACTCCCTTAACACTTGACCTCCTTCAAAGCATGAGCAAAGTACAAAAATGTAGGATTGGTGGCACCATCTTTATAGTATGCGAATACAAGGCTGCCATCTTCATTCATGCTCTCTCCCACAAAGCTGCAGTGACAAAATAGATCAATTAAGATGGCAGACTCGAGTAGCATTTTGAGGTAAAAGCAAATAAAGTACTGCTGCTAAAAGCACATAAACCACAGCTGCTAATGCCAAAACAAACAAATTTCAGACATATTgcgaaaagaaaaatagcacaCTAAAACGATGACTAGGACTAGAAgtattcatatttgaaaagtaCAATCCAATAGATGCACAAAATATGCGATAAAACAATCTGGCAAAACTGGTCAATGTCCGAGAAAATGTGTCGTAAGATATCTTTTATTGGAACCTAGTATTCCAGGTTCAATGCCATTAAGAGTCTAATATCACCAAAAAACGGGAAGTGTTCCACACTTAATTTTTGTTCAAAAGTATTACTGCTCCAAACATAAAGTTCTAATCTACATAATTGTCTTGAAGGAGGTCCTGCATGCTTTTTGAAAGAGATTTGCATTAACAGGTCATTGAAATTTATATAGGTGGACATTATTCATGAAAGCTTATTTAAGTGCAACCATGAGAAGCAAAATTAGCATGCCACTTATGAAAGCAAAACTGAACAAGTTTGCAAACCATACTTGCTGAAGAAAACTACCAACAAATGATTTAAGCAGCAGAATGGGCGTAGTGGTGCTCAAACTCAGTAGAAACAACTTATGGAATCTAGACGAAAAGGCAATTGTATGCAACCAAGATACAAACAACAGACCAAACTTCAAATTTGATTAACAAAAACCATAATGCTACTACCAAGAAGACAACGTCCAATCTTGGAATGGCTAACAACCAAGTAGAGGAAGGCAGGAAGGCATAATCCAGGAACTGATCCTCTACATTTCACTAAAAAAGGACCAAGGACATCAAATGCTTATAATCATGTTACTGGAATTCTAGGTCAGGCCACTCATCCTTTCCAGGAATAGGAATAAAATTACTCATCATTTCAAACCCCCAACGACCTTAAAAAAGGTAATCGAACAAATTCCTGTAAGTTTGATCCAGCCACCAAGTGACAGTGGCTAGTTAGGGCCTAGGGAGATCCAATGGCTGTTAGCTGCCATTCCATGGTTCAACTGGACTTCTTCAGGAATCCTAACTCCAAAGGTCAAAAAGTCAGTTCGCCAGTAAACAAGGGATGACACAGTATTCGACATAAATTATCAACAGCTGGTACCACACCTCATGAAGGACTATTCAAAGTATTAGTCGATTGCTGGGGGTTTCGGACAGTTAAAAGCAATTTATACATGTAAGGTGCATCTAGAGCAGAAAATTACAAGCCAACTtgccaaagaaacaaaaacaaatccGGATTTGCTTATCATGACTCTGTGATCAGAAAACAGGCAAAAAATTGTTACACAAGGAGAATCTGGTACTCACAATTGAAGGTCACTGAGCTTGGAGAGAAGAAATTTGGTTGCTCCCTCGATGTTCTTCTTGAAAACTTCTTGCTTCTCCTCATCCAACTTTGGAGTGAGAAGCTTGATGTAACGTTTGATGTAAGTTACGAACTGCTTTTTGTCAAAAGCAGGTTGCTCCTGTCAGGTGACGGACAACATTTAGAGTCAGTGTCAAAGTAATTACCCCACATTTCCACCCATAGATACTAGGTACAACCCATACAGATTAGGACATGTAAGTTTTACCTGAAGTCTGAAGGTGTCAACAATATCTACCACCTTGACTGCTTGGTCATCAACACCTTCATCTTCATCGCCACCCTCTGCAGATGGGTTCGCTCCAATGTCTACATCAATTGCTCCTTGGACAACCCACTGTCAATATTTACAAGAATCATTAGATAACACTAAAACCCCAAAAACAGACTGAAGGAGGCAACCCAAAAGTGCAAAAGGCAATGAACCAACCTTTCCTTCAACCTCCCACAGAATCCCGTTCTGGACTTCAGTGTATGGGAATGAATCAGAGAGGAGCTCGTCCCCTGCAGCGGTGACATAACCCCAAGTTAATGAAGAGAaccagatgaaaaaaaaaatccacatgcCTCTTTTAGCTGAAGTGCAAATAAGAAGTGTAACAATTCAtaccaaaagcaaaaaaaaaaacaaagagagacgATTTTTTCTCTGggtcttttcagttttttttatttttttaagaaatgtttTCCCGGTGATCATCTTCTTTTAGCAAATCAATTCTATGGGATCGGATAGTTTAGGTTAGCCTCTGTTCCGCGTGTACTAATTATAAGTGTGACCGCCAAGTCTGTATGCGTCCACTCTAACCCTTCTGAGACAAAAATCCAAGACTCGGTTAGAATATGAAGCGGTGCAAACCCAGCCAATCATTCCAATTATCAAGCCTCCAACGGAGTCACAAGGCCCTATGGACGCAAGGATTTTAACTACATGCTTGAGGACCTTCCCATGAAAAACAGACAACAAATCCAGCTCGAATCACATAATCGCATCAACGACGAACTACCCACATGTGAATGCAACATCCTTGGTGAAAAGCCTCGGTATAGGCTCCTGTGTTGCATACTTTTTTCGTATATCGATGTGAAGATAGAATTTCCCCACGGGTTTATGGTTAAAAGTCTGAAATTTTGTGGCGCAAAACTTGCTGTCCACATAAAAGATCGTGATTCAACAGCCGATCTCCAGGTTTTGCCACGTAGATCACATCGTCGTCGTTAGTTTCGTTAAACAAAATTTGTAATTGCAGGTCATGTACCAGCGCGGTAAATCAGAGAGATAGTGCAAGCTTAAGCACTACCAAATTCCGCCAGATTCCCACGAAGTCGCAGCAACTGAACGGGAAAGGAACAACACAACCAGAACTAATCGAAATCGACTAGCAGAACTTCggaagattaaagaaaaaacaaaccaCCCATCTTCCAAAGCTGACACGAGTCGGCAGCTTCCCAAAAAGGAACTCAAATACGACGATCTTCAGGAAACAAAtcgaaaccaaaaaaaaaaaaaagacaccgGGATCCACACGCTGCTCTTACACCatcgccaaaagaaaaaagcagatGAAGACACAGA encodes the following:
- the LOC116263428 gene encoding translationally-controlled tumor protein homolog, whose product is MLVYQDLLTGDELLSDSFPYTEVQNGILWEVEGKWVVQGAIDVDIGANPSAEGGDEDEGVDDQAVKVVDIVDTFRLQEQPAFDKKQFVTYIKRYIKLLTPKLDEEKQEVFKKNIEGATKFLLSKLSDLQFFVGESMNEDGSLVFAYYKDGATNPTFLYFAHALKEVKC